A portion of the Acidobacteriota bacterium genome contains these proteins:
- the glgP gene encoding alpha-glucan family phosphorylase, whose product MTPPDLTLLPERLSRLPELAHDLSWTWNAGREVFRRLDYLRWKQSAHNPVLMLRQMDVAVLERAANDPDFLAAYDRALLTMDAWRAPANGHARTYWQTRVGAPSERPGGAPDRVVAYFSAEFALHQSLPIYAGGLGVLAGDHCKEASDLGIPFVGVGFMYPQGYFRQRVSADGWQQEVYERLNWADAPIAKAQTHDRKPCVVAVPLGTRTVLVQVWEVRLGRVRLLLLDTDLEQNQPWDRELSARLYSGGQDMRLQQEVILGLGGVLALRALGLAPAVWHLNEGHAAFVVLQRLRDELATGATWETALVEVRRTTVFTTHTPVPAGHDAFPFNLVEQQLANCWGSMGEERDHFLALGTYDNGAGPQFNMTALAMRSAGAINAVSQLHGDVTREMFAPLWPDLATGDRPVGAITNGVHVPTWVAGDLGKLFDRHMGAQWRDRYDEPAFWTAVFDIPDEELWAVRRSLRESLFEFVRERARVRFAEENAGTARVVAGGAMLDPHALTIGFARRFTGYKRPDLIFRDPARLARLINNPKHPMQLVFAGKAHPADDGGKHHLQNIFRQALDPMFGGRVAFVDDYDLHVAHKLVQGCDVWLNNPRKPLEASGTSGMKAAMNGVPHLSIGDGWWAEGYTGDNGWLIDGGITGADHGAVDDADADALYRLLETEVVPRFYERSTKGVPTRWMSTVKQSIATVTPRFSTRRMLKDYIERAYAPSFRK is encoded by the coding sequence ATGACTCCACCAGACCTGACCCTGCTCCCCGAACGTCTCTCACGGCTCCCCGAACTTGCGCACGACCTGTCATGGACCTGGAACGCCGGCCGGGAAGTGTTCCGGCGGCTCGACTACCTGCGCTGGAAACAATCCGCGCACAACCCGGTGCTCATGCTCCGGCAGATGGACGTGGCCGTGCTTGAACGCGCGGCCAACGACCCGGATTTCCTTGCCGCCTACGATCGCGCGCTGCTGACGATGGATGCGTGGCGCGCACCGGCCAACGGCCACGCGCGGACGTACTGGCAGACTCGCGTAGGCGCGCCATCAGAACGTCCCGGCGGGGCCCCCGATCGCGTCGTCGCCTACTTTTCGGCGGAGTTCGCGCTGCATCAGTCACTGCCGATTTACGCCGGCGGACTTGGTGTGCTGGCAGGCGACCACTGCAAGGAAGCAAGCGACCTGGGCATCCCGTTTGTCGGGGTGGGCTTCATGTATCCGCAGGGCTACTTCCGCCAGCGCGTCTCGGCCGATGGCTGGCAGCAGGAAGTGTACGAGCGGCTGAATTGGGCCGATGCCCCGATCGCCAAGGCCCAGACCCACGATCGCAAACCGTGTGTGGTGGCCGTGCCGCTGGGCACCCGAACCGTGCTGGTGCAGGTGTGGGAAGTGCGCTTGGGGCGTGTGCGACTGCTGTTGCTCGACACCGACCTGGAGCAGAACCAGCCGTGGGACCGCGAATTGTCGGCGCGCCTGTACAGCGGCGGTCAGGACATGCGCCTGCAGCAGGAAGTCATACTCGGCCTCGGCGGCGTCCTGGCGCTGCGAGCCCTCGGACTCGCGCCCGCGGTCTGGCACCTGAACGAAGGCCACGCGGCGTTTGTTGTATTGCAGCGGTTGCGCGATGAACTGGCGACCGGCGCCACGTGGGAAACCGCCCTCGTTGAAGTGCGGCGCACCACGGTGTTCACCACCCACACGCCGGTGCCGGCCGGCCACGATGCGTTCCCCTTCAACCTGGTCGAACAGCAACTCGCCAACTGCTGGGGCTCGATGGGCGAAGAGCGCGATCACTTCCTGGCGCTCGGCACCTACGACAACGGCGCGGGACCGCAGTTCAACATGACGGCGCTTGCGATGCGATCGGCCGGCGCCATCAACGCCGTGAGCCAATTGCACGGCGACGTGACGCGCGAGATGTTCGCGCCGTTGTGGCCGGACCTGGCCACCGGCGACCGACCTGTGGGCGCCATCACCAACGGCGTGCACGTGCCCACGTGGGTGGCCGGAGACCTGGGCAAGCTGTTCGACCGGCACATGGGTGCGCAATGGCGCGACCGATACGATGAACCGGCCTTCTGGACCGCAGTCTTCGACATTCCCGACGAGGAACTCTGGGCGGTTCGCAGGTCCCTGCGCGAGTCCTTGTTTGAGTTCGTGCGCGAACGCGCACGCGTGCGGTTCGCCGAAGAAAACGCCGGCACCGCGCGAGTGGTGGCCGGGGGCGCGATGCTCGATCCCCACGCGCTGACAATTGGTTTCGCGCGACGCTTCACCGGCTACAAGCGGCCCGACCTGATCTTCCGCGACCCGGCGCGGCTCGCGCGTCTCATCAACAACCCCAAGCACCCGATGCAACTGGTGTTTGCCGGCAAGGCGCATCCCGCTGATGACGGCGGCAAGCATCATCTGCAGAACATCTTCCGTCAGGCGCTGGACCCGATGTTCGGCGGACGCGTGGCGTTTGTCGACGACTACGACCTGCACGTGGCGCACAAGCTGGTGCAGGGCTGCGACGTGTGGCTCAACAACCCGCGCAAGCCGCTCGAAGCCAGTGGCACCAGCGGCATGAAGGCGGCCATGAACGGCGTGCCCCACCTCTCGATTGGCGACGGTTGGTGGGCCGAAGGCTATACCGGCGACAACGGGTGGCTCATCGACGGCGGAATCACCGGCGCGGACCACGGCGCGGTGGACGACGCGGATGCGGATGCGCTGTATCGATTGCTCGAAACCGAGGTCGTTCCGCGCTTCTACGAACGGTCCACCAAGGGGGTACCGACCCGTTGGATGTCCACCGTGAAACAGTCGATTGCCACGGTGACGCCCAGGTTCAGCACCAGGCGCATGCTGAAGGACTACATCGAACGCGCCTACGCGCCTTCGTTCCGGAAGTAG
- a CDS encoding pyridoxal-phosphate dependent enzyme, translated as MDVTNRAISLEAVRAAASRVYSVAIRTPIIRLDPIDHSAPEIFLKLEIFQPIGSFKLRGAANAIARLPKSALAEGVWTVSAGNAAQGVALAAREAGAHASVLVMDTAPATKIANIERLGATIHRATYDECWKTVEEHRSSRMTGHFVHPFDDDDFICGNGTVALEILDEVPDVDAVIAAIGGGGLLAGIGCVMRALKPEAKVYAAEPETAAPLAASLAAGRPMRFEQWTPSFVDGAGGRSVLPSMWPLLKDAVDASVVVSLADTAAAMRLAAQRCHIIAEGAGACAIAAALSPKVRAAGHKRIVVVVSGGNIDLSRFAAVVTE; from the coding sequence ATGGACGTAACCAACCGCGCCATTTCCCTGGAAGCCGTTCGTGCGGCCGCATCCCGGGTCTACTCGGTCGCCATCCGCACCCCGATCATCCGGCTGGATCCGATCGATCACAGCGCCCCGGAAATCTTCCTCAAACTCGAGATCTTCCAGCCCATCGGCTCCTTCAAACTCCGCGGAGCGGCGAACGCCATTGCCCGACTCCCGAAGTCCGCCCTGGCCGAAGGTGTCTGGACGGTGAGCGCGGGCAACGCGGCACAAGGTGTGGCCCTGGCAGCCCGTGAAGCTGGCGCCCACGCCTCGGTCCTGGTCATGGACACGGCGCCCGCGACAAAAATCGCCAACATCGAGCGGCTGGGCGCCACGATTCATCGCGCCACCTACGATGAGTGCTGGAAAACCGTCGAAGAGCATCGCTCGTCGCGCATGACCGGCCACTTCGTCCATCCGTTTGACGATGATGATTTCATTTGCGGGAACGGCACAGTGGCCCTCGAGATTCTCGATGAGGTGCCCGATGTGGACGCCGTCATCGCCGCCATCGGTGGCGGCGGCCTGCTGGCCGGCATCGGCTGCGTGATGCGTGCGCTGAAACCCGAGGCCAAGGTCTACGCCGCCGAACCGGAAACTGCCGCGCCTCTCGCGGCCTCGCTCGCCGCCGGACGCCCGATGCGGTTCGAGCAGTGGACGCCATCGTTTGTGGATGGCGCCGGCGGTCGCTCAGTGCTGCCGTCGATGTGGCCCCTGCTCAAGGACGCCGTGGATGCGTCGGTGGTGGTGTCACTCGCCGACACCGCCGCTGCCATGCGCCTGGCCGCCCAGCGTTGCCACATCATCGCGGAGGGCGCGGGCGCATGCGCCATCGCCGCCGCACTTTCTCCCAAGGTTCGCGCGGCCGGCCACAAACGCATTGTCGTGGTGGTGTCGGGCGGCAACATTGATCTCTCCCGCTTCGCCGCGGTTGTGACGGAATGA
- a CDS encoding N(4)-(beta-N-acetylglucosaminyl)-L-asparaginase: MSRISRRDFMASTAVAGLAAAAEPLVAASHRESPERAPGVKVQSSVRPVIISSSNGQRYKNGGTKTCVETAFEMMMKGSDVLDALIAGVNIVELDPLDTSVGYGGLPNADGVVQLDASVMHGPKKRAGAVGALEGVRTPSLVAKAVMDMTDHHLIVGKDAQTFARNMGFTIEADINSDVSRKAWQEWKRRSDPLHYLDPNRREAALRDVMMSMVADGFINENHIYGTINCNGVSAKGEICGVTTTSGLAWKIPGRLGDSPILGAGLYVDGEVGAAGSTGRGEANLFSQCSMLIVEEMRRGKSPKDAGLEACRRIQRNTIEKRLLNDRGTPNFNVNFYVLNAKGDHAGVALYANAGSTYAVCDEKGARLEQIEALLPGAA, encoded by the coding sequence ATGAGCAGAATCAGCAGGCGCGATTTCATGGCCAGTACGGCAGTGGCGGGTCTTGCGGCGGCAGCCGAACCATTGGTGGCGGCCTCCCATCGTGAAAGTCCTGAGCGGGCTCCGGGGGTGAAGGTGCAGAGCAGCGTACGTCCCGTCATCATCTCTTCGTCGAACGGACAGCGGTACAAGAACGGCGGCACAAAGACCTGTGTCGAGACCGCGTTCGAAATGATGATGAAGGGCAGCGATGTGCTCGACGCGCTCATCGCCGGCGTCAACATCGTGGAACTGGACCCGCTTGATACCAGTGTCGGGTACGGCGGGTTGCCGAATGCCGATGGCGTCGTGCAACTCGACGCGTCGGTGATGCATGGTCCGAAGAAGCGCGCGGGCGCGGTTGGTGCGCTCGAAGGTGTACGGACACCGTCGCTCGTGGCCAAGGCGGTCATGGACATGACCGACCATCACCTCATCGTGGGCAAAGACGCGCAGACGTTTGCCCGGAACATGGGCTTCACGATTGAGGCGGACATTAACAGCGACGTGTCGCGCAAGGCCTGGCAGGAATGGAAGCGGCGCAGCGATCCACTGCACTATCTGGACCCGAATCGCCGCGAGGCCGCGCTGCGTGACGTGATGATGAGCATGGTGGCGGATGGGTTCATCAATGAGAACCACATCTACGGCACCATCAATTGCAATGGTGTGAGCGCCAAGGGTGAAATCTGCGGCGTGACCACCACGAGCGGACTCGCATGGAAGATCCCGGGCCGGCTCGGCGACTCGCCGATTCTTGGCGCGGGCCTCTATGTGGACGGCGAAGTGGGCGCTGCCGGATCGACCGGCCGCGGTGAAGCCAATCTGTTCAGTCAGTGCTCCATGCTGATCGTCGAGGAAATGCGGCGCGGCAAGAGTCCGAAAGATGCCGGCCTGGAAGCGTGCCGCCGCATCCAGCGCAATACGATCGAGAAACGGCTGCTGAACGACCGCGGCACCCCGAACTTCAACGTGAACTTCTATGTCCTCAATGCGAAGGGCGACCACGCCGGCGTGGCGCTCTACGCAAACGCGGGCAGCACTTACGCGGTCTGTGACGAGAAGGGCGCGCGGCTCGAACAGATCGAAGCGCTGCTTCCCGGCGCCGCTTAG
- a CDS encoding peptidase: MKRVVTIVGSLAVTAVVVWAAGARAGAQQASVTAGQTGPDGKTYRVGGGTRDGASAFPLVRYEQMKPLVPGQVDFKHFHSYEEASDILRMWARQYPDLVDLYSVGRSLEGREIWQITITNKKTGRHTDKPAMFIEGGRHAGEISGIEATLYFANHLLTSYGKDAAMTKLVDTKTFYAKPHNNPDGASVYHYTAQALRSTVRPYDSDNDGLVDEDSGEDLDGDGFVRQMRKYVGPGKGNANVDKADPKGRIMQNVPMGQGEYLMLGSEGYDNDGDGRVNEDGIGGLDLHRNYPENWRPMTEETSRGQTQGGAGEYPLSEPETMAVFSFLMRHPHIGVVQSLDTSVPMILRGPSTSKSEESVFPEDLVYLKKFDAEGIRITGYPWAGDTYWQYSNRGRGGAAPNPDAPGSPLFGHGPDFGYLYYGAIWYGNEIWDGGRLLEADANGDGQSTDLEKLMWFDKNSKDTSIFQPWTKTSHPTQGEVEVGGWNPKFWSQNPPPEMLEKWARNEAMFNIYLAQQMAQVKIVSATTKPAADGATELTVVVTNEGGLPTALEIAKRVKIVQEDTVAVDHAATQTVSRVGAAAAPGGGRGRGGFGGRGGAAPDPNARRRTAEGIGWLKPGETKTVAWTVRGAGPVTVTVGSTRGGVATQTVEIR, from the coding sequence ATGAAGCGAGTAGTGACGATTGTCGGAAGTCTGGCCGTGACGGCGGTTGTGGTGTGGGCGGCTGGGGCGCGCGCGGGGGCGCAGCAGGCGTCGGTGACCGCCGGGCAGACCGGGCCGGACGGCAAGACGTACCGCGTCGGTGGTGGCACGCGCGACGGGGCGTCGGCGTTCCCGCTGGTGAGGTACGAGCAGATGAAGCCGCTCGTGCCGGGGCAGGTGGACTTCAAGCACTTCCATAGTTACGAGGAAGCCAGCGACATCCTGCGCATGTGGGCGCGCCAGTATCCCGACCTGGTGGATCTCTACTCGGTGGGCCGTTCGCTTGAAGGCCGCGAGATCTGGCAGATCACGATCACCAACAAGAAGACAGGACGGCACACCGACAAGCCCGCGATGTTCATTGAGGGCGGACGGCACGCCGGCGAAATTTCCGGCATCGAAGCCACCTTGTATTTCGCCAATCACCTGCTGACCAGCTACGGCAAAGACGCCGCAATGACGAAGCTGGTGGACACCAAGACGTTCTACGCCAAGCCGCACAACAACCCCGACGGCGCGTCGGTGTATCACTACACGGCGCAGGCGCTGCGCTCCACCGTGCGGCCGTACGACAGCGACAACGATGGCCTCGTGGACGAGGATTCCGGCGAAGACCTGGATGGTGACGGGTTCGTCCGTCAGATGCGGAAGTACGTGGGCCCCGGCAAGGGCAACGCCAATGTGGACAAGGCGGATCCCAAGGGCCGGATCATGCAGAACGTGCCCATGGGCCAGGGCGAGTATCTGATGCTGGGCAGTGAGGGCTATGACAACGACGGCGACGGCCGCGTGAACGAGGACGGCATCGGCGGCCTCGATCTGCACCGCAACTACCCGGAAAACTGGCGGCCGATGACCGAAGAGACCAGCCGCGGCCAGACGCAGGGCGGCGCCGGTGAGTATCCGCTGTCGGAACCCGAGACGATGGCGGTGTTTTCGTTCCTGATGCGGCACCCGCACATCGGCGTGGTGCAGTCGCTCGATACGTCGGTGCCGATGATCCTGCGCGGGCCGTCCACCTCGAAGTCCGAGGAATCAGTGTTCCCCGAGGACCTCGTGTATCTGAAGAAGTTTGATGCCGAAGGGATCAGGATCACCGGTTATCCCTGGGCGGGTGACACGTACTGGCAGTACTCCAACCGTGGTCGGGGAGGCGCCGCGCCCAACCCGGACGCGCCGGGGTCGCCGCTCTTCGGGCACGGACCGGACTTCGGCTACCTGTATTACGGCGCGATTTGGTACGGCAACGAGATCTGGGATGGCGGCCGGTTGCTTGAAGCCGATGCGAACGGAGACGGCCAGTCGACCGACCTCGAGAAGCTGATGTGGTTCGACAAGAACTCCAAAGACACCAGCATCTTCCAGCCGTGGACGAAAACCTCGCATCCAACCCAGGGCGAGGTTGAAGTTGGTGGATGGAACCCGAAGTTCTGGAGCCAGAATCCGCCGCCGGAAATGCTCGAGAAGTGGGCGCGCAATGAGGCGATGTTCAATATCTACCTGGCGCAGCAAATGGCGCAGGTGAAGATTGTCTCGGCCACCACGAAGCCCGCGGCTGACGGCGCCACGGAGCTGACCGTGGTTGTCACCAACGAAGGCGGGCTGCCGACCGCGCTCGAGATCGCCAAGCGCGTGAAGATCGTACAGGAAGATACCGTCGCCGTTGACCACGCGGCAACACAGACGGTGTCACGCGTCGGCGCTGCGGCGGCACCAGGCGGCGGTCGCGGACGCGGCGGCTTCGGAGGTCGCGGCGGCGCGGCGCCGGATCCCAACGCTCGCCGGCGCACGGCCGAAGGCATCGGCTGGCTCAAGCCCGGCGAAACGAAGACCGTGGCGTGGACCGTGCGCGGCGCAGGACCCGTGACGGTGACGGTGGGGTCAACGCGCGGCGGCGTGGCGACTCAGACGGTCGAGATCAGGTAG
- a CDS encoding P1 family peptidase, whose product MQRALVNVLAVLAMAGALSAQMRPRARDIGITPGAGTPGALNAITDVSGVRVGQTTVISGENVRTGVTAILPHEGNLFREKVPGGVFVGNAFGKLAGSTQVRELGTIETPIVLTNTLAVGTALDAVVRWTLEQPGNANVRSVNALVGETNDGGLNDIRGLHVTREHVMEALTNARGGAVSEGAVGAGTGTIAFGWKGGIGTSSRVVRRNATDGGGGEVPVWTVGVLVQSNYGGRLTIAGIPVWQRVSPAPGASDADGSCMIVIATDAPLDARDLERLAARGIFALARTGSTYSNGSGDFAIAFSTARENRVTATNGPQARTFLPTDAVSGLFEAVMDATEEAVYNSLLRATDMTGNGRTVRALPLDWLSARK is encoded by the coding sequence ATGCAGCGAGCACTGGTGAATGTGTTGGCGGTTCTCGCGATGGCCGGGGCGCTATCCGCGCAGATGCGGCCCAGGGCGCGGGATATCGGCATCACGCCCGGTGCCGGCACGCCGGGCGCCCTCAACGCCATCACCGACGTCTCGGGCGTACGGGTGGGCCAGACGACGGTGATCAGTGGAGAGAATGTGCGTACGGGCGTCACGGCCATCCTCCCGCACGAAGGGAATCTCTTTCGCGAAAAGGTGCCTGGCGGCGTGTTTGTAGGGAACGCGTTCGGCAAACTCGCCGGGTCCACTCAGGTGCGGGAACTTGGGACGATTGAAACGCCGATTGTGCTGACCAACACACTCGCGGTCGGCACGGCCCTGGACGCCGTGGTGCGGTGGACGCTCGAACAGCCCGGCAACGCCAACGTACGTTCAGTGAACGCGCTGGTCGGCGAAACCAACGATGGCGGCTTGAATGACATCCGCGGCTTGCACGTCACGCGTGAGCACGTCATGGAGGCCTTGACGAATGCGCGTGGCGGCGCGGTGAGTGAAGGCGCCGTCGGCGCGGGCACGGGCACGATTGCGTTCGGCTGGAAGGGCGGCATTGGAACGTCGTCTCGTGTGGTCCGCAGGAACGCAACGGATGGCGGCGGTGGCGAGGTGCCGGTGTGGACCGTCGGGGTGCTCGTGCAGAGCAACTACGGCGGCCGGTTGACGATCGCGGGCATTCCCGTGTGGCAGCGCGTATCGCCCGCGCCGGGCGCCAGTGACGCGGACGGGTCGTGCATGATCGTGATTGCCACGGACGCGCCGCTCGACGCACGCGACCTGGAACGGCTGGCCGCGCGCGGCATCTTCGCGCTGGCACGCACGGGATCGACGTATTCAAACGGCAGCGGCGACTTCGCGATTGCGTTTTCCACCGCGCGCGAAAATCGCGTCACCGCCACCAATGGCCCGCAAGCGCGGACCTTCCTGCCCACCGACGCAGTGTCTGGATTGTTCGAGGCCGTGATGGACGCGACCGAGGAAGCGGTCTACAACTCGCTCCTGCGCGCTACCGACATGACGGGCAATGGGCGCACGGTTCGCGCGCTGCCGCTGGACTGGCTCAGCGCGCGAAAATGA
- a CDS encoding prolyl oligopeptidase family serine peptidase — translation MRRQVLSVVCVMTLVAAWSGLPVDAQAPAKRPISYDTMDYWRSIGGQRLSDDGQWLAYGVSSQGEDGELIVRNLTSGKELKHPRGTNPVFTPDGKFVLFTIVPVKTNGDDDAAAGRAGGAGGEAAEGAGAAAAARNSAGIMALPSGQVTVVEQISTIRLAEDSSVWLALHKGRAPAAGGRGGRGGAGGGRAGGGRAGGAATEPPATPPAATPATATAPGTPAAPAEKRKDAGSDLIIRNLATGAEFTLNEVNEFAWNKGGSWLAYAVSSTDAAKDGAFARQMSDNAVKTLHTGKGHYKSFAFDEAGTQLAFLSDQAEYEKPVAPYRLYYWKANDSAAAEIVSATTRGVPQGRVVHDSAPRFSEDGKQLFLNTAPPPAAPAEPNAKRPINVDVWNYQDAQLQPMQRVRATQDRNRSYRAVFHVGDKRFVQLATADMPTVNPGTHPERAVGTSDLPYQQLVSWDQSYNDVYLVDLKTGQRRKIMEKAPQAASLSPAGNYLLSFDEFTGHWSSYRISDGLKVNLTERLPVKFYQEDHDTPDMPGAYGSAGWTEGDKTLLLYDQFDIWEMRPDGTNARMITGGEGRKQGLVYRYRSLDPELRTIPSTGPVLLATTNDATKASGFYRTSLTGTAAPEKVVMLDKSFGAVTKAKNSDRLVFTLSRFEEFPNLWVSDGNFGGMQKVSDANPQQAEFVWGTSELVEYINADGIKLRAILTKPEGFDPTKKYPMMVYIYEGLTAGLHGYSAPNVGTSVNVTRYASNGYVVLRPDIIYNTGFPGEAAEKCVIPAVNTIVAQGYIDPKRIGIQGHSWGGYQITHLITRTNMFAAVQAGASVSNMVSAYGGIRWGTGMVRQFQYEKTQSRIGAPPWDKTLEFIENSPIFWVEKVNTPYLTIHNDADDAVPWYQGIEFFTALRRLGKEAYFFNYNGELHGLRNRDNMKHWTVHQDEFFDHYLLGKPKPEWMDKGVPFLERGTRDVLGLFKREKPAPAAAGK, via the coding sequence ATGCGGCGGCAAGTACTGAGCGTGGTGTGTGTGATGACCCTGGTGGCGGCCTGGTCGGGCCTGCCGGTGGATGCGCAGGCGCCCGCCAAGCGACCGATCTCGTACGACACGATGGACTATTGGCGTTCGATTGGCGGTCAACGCCTGTCTGATGACGGCCAGTGGCTGGCCTACGGTGTTTCGTCACAGGGCGAAGACGGCGAACTCATCGTACGGAACCTGACATCGGGCAAGGAACTGAAACACCCAAGAGGGACCAACCCAGTCTTCACACCTGACGGCAAGTTCGTCCTTTTCACGATTGTTCCGGTGAAGACCAACGGAGACGATGACGCGGCGGCCGGTCGCGCGGGTGGCGCTGGTGGCGAGGCGGCCGAAGGCGCCGGGGCCGCAGCCGCGGCGCGCAACTCCGCGGGCATTATGGCGTTGCCATCGGGGCAGGTCACGGTTGTGGAACAGATCAGCACCATCCGTCTTGCCGAGGACTCAAGTGTGTGGCTTGCGCTGCACAAAGGCCGCGCGCCTGCGGCCGGTGGCCGTGGTGGACGAGGCGGAGCGGGCGGCGGACGTGCTGGTGGTGGACGAGCGGGTGGCGCGGCCACCGAGCCTCCGGCGACACCGCCTGCGGCCACACCCGCGACTGCGACGGCCCCCGGCACTCCTGCGGCACCTGCAGAGAAGCGCAAGGACGCCGGCAGTGACCTCATCATCAGGAACCTCGCAACCGGCGCGGAATTCACCCTCAATGAAGTGAACGAGTTCGCGTGGAACAAGGGTGGATCGTGGCTGGCGTATGCCGTGTCGTCCACCGACGCCGCGAAGGACGGCGCGTTCGCGCGCCAGATGTCGGACAACGCCGTCAAGACCCTGCACACCGGCAAGGGCCACTACAAGAGCTTCGCGTTCGACGAGGCGGGCACGCAGCTCGCGTTCCTCAGCGACCAGGCGGAATACGAGAAGCCCGTTGCGCCGTACCGCCTGTACTACTGGAAGGCCAACGACTCGGCCGCCGCTGAGATTGTCTCGGCGACGACACGCGGTGTGCCGCAGGGCCGGGTGGTCCACGACAGTGCGCCGCGGTTTTCTGAAGACGGCAAGCAGCTCTTCCTGAACACCGCCCCGCCTCCAGCCGCGCCGGCAGAGCCCAACGCGAAGCGCCCGATCAATGTGGACGTCTGGAACTACCAGGATGCGCAGTTGCAGCCGATGCAGCGCGTGCGGGCCACGCAGGATCGCAACCGCAGCTATCGCGCGGTGTTCCATGTGGGCGACAAGCGGTTCGTGCAACTCGCTACGGCAGACATGCCCACGGTGAATCCCGGTACCCATCCCGAGCGCGCGGTGGGCACGTCGGACCTGCCGTATCAGCAGCTTGTTTCGTGGGACCAGAGTTACAACGACGTCTACCTGGTGGATCTGAAGACGGGCCAGCGGCGGAAGATCATGGAGAAGGCGCCGCAAGCCGCCTCGCTTTCGCCCGCGGGCAACTACCTGCTGTCGTTTGATGAGTTCACCGGACACTGGTCCAGCTACCGCATTTCCGACGGGCTGAAGGTCAACCTGACCGAACGGCTCCCTGTGAAGTTCTACCAGGAAGACCACGACACGCCGGACATGCCGGGAGCCTACGGCTCCGCCGGGTGGACAGAGGGTGACAAGACCCTGCTGCTGTACGACCAGTTCGACATCTGGGAGATGCGTCCCGACGGCACGAACGCACGCATGATCACCGGCGGCGAAGGGCGCAAGCAGGGGCTGGTGTACCGCTACCGTTCGCTTGACCCGGAACTGCGCACGATTCCCAGCACCGGCCCCGTGCTGCTGGCCACCACCAACGATGCGACCAAAGCATCGGGGTTCTATCGCACCAGCCTGACCGGTACCGCCGCACCCGAAAAAGTGGTGATGCTCGACAAGTCGTTCGGTGCAGTGACCAAGGCGAAGAACTCGGACCGCCTTGTGTTCACGCTGTCGCGTTTCGAGGAGTTCCCGAACCTCTGGGTGAGCGACGGCAACTTCGGCGGCATGCAGAAGGTGTCGGATGCAAATCCCCAGCAGGCGGAGTTCGTGTGGGGCACCTCTGAGCTGGTCGAGTACATCAATGCCGACGGCATCAAGCTGCGCGCGATCCTGACGAAGCCCGAGGGCTTCGACCCGACGAAGAAATACCCGATGATGGTTTACATCTACGAGGGATTGACGGCGGGCCTGCACGGCTACTCGGCGCCCAACGTGGGCACGAGCGTCAACGTCACCCGGTATGCCAGCAACGGCTACGTGGTGCTTCGCCCAGACATCATCTACAACACCGGCTTCCCCGGTGAGGCCGCTGAAAAGTGCGTCATCCCGGCCGTGAACACGATCGTCGCGCAGGGTTACATCGATCCGAAGCGCATCGGCATCCAGGGCCACTCGTGGGGCGGTTACCAGATCACCCACCTGATCACGCGGACGAACATGTTCGCCGCGGTTCAGGCCGGCGCGTCCGTGTCGAACATGGTCAGCGCGTACGGCGGCATTCGCTGGGGCACCGGCATGGTGCGGCAGTTCCAGTACGAAAAGACGCAGAGCCGCATCGGCGCGCCGCCCTGGGACAAAACGCTGGAGTTCATCGAGAACTCGCCGATCTTCTGGGTCGAGAAGGTCAACACGCCGTACCTCACGATCCACAACGATGCCGACGACGCGGTGCCGTGGTATCAGGGGATTGAGTTCTTCACCGCCCTGCGTCGGCTTGGGAAGGAAGCGTACTTCTTCAACTACAACGGCGAGCTCCACGGCCTGCGCAACCGCGACAACATGAAGCACTGGACGGTGCATCAGGACGAGTTCTTCGACCACTACCTGCTTGGCAAGCCGAAGCCGGAGTGGATGGACAAGGGCGTGCCGTTCCTCGAGCGTGGCACGCGCGATGTCCTTGGGCTGTTCAAGCGCGAGAAGCCGGCACCGGCCGCCGCCGGCAAGTAG
- the dut gene encoding dUTP diphosphatase encodes MPSYQTAGAAGFDLAASADVTVAPGAIVLVPTGLVVEVPPGHFLGIFARSSTPLKKGLVVANGVGVLDSDYCGPTDELKIQVMNVTSAVVEVKVGDRLAQGVVMPYARVELEDGDGATAPSRGGFGSTG; translated from the coding sequence ATGCCGTCGTACCAGACGGCCGGCGCGGCGGGGTTCGACCTCGCCGCCAGCGCCGACGTGACCGTGGCGCCCGGCGCCATTGTGCTGGTGCCGACCGGTCTCGTGGTTGAAGTTCCACCCGGTCATTTTCTCGGCATCTTCGCGCGCAGCAGCACGCCGCTCAAGAAGGGCCTGGTCGTGGCCAATGGGGTCGGAGTCCTCGACAGTGACTACTGTGGCCCCACCGACGAACTCAAGATCCAGGTGATGAACGTCACCTCCGCCGTCGTCGAAGTGAAGGTGGGGGACCGCCTCGCGCAAGGCGTGGTGATGCCGTACGCGCGTGTGGAGCTCGAGGATGGTGACGGTGCGACCGCGCCGTCACGCGGCGGCTTCGGCTCCACCGGCTGA